The following are encoded in a window of Oncorhynchus keta strain PuntledgeMale-10-30-2019 chromosome 10, Oket_V2, whole genome shotgun sequence genomic DNA:
- the LOC127931925 gene encoding basic salivary proline-rich protein 2-like produces the protein MPRRKPQAPLPRRKPQAPLPRRKPQAPLPRRKPQAPLPRRKPQAPLPRRKPQAPLPRRKPQAPLPRRKPQAPLPRRKPQAPLPRRKPQALNRRANSSSNMDFSSSGVSQDFGSDGDNESTQCLSSSSVQGSIVE, from the exons ATGCCTCGGCGGAAGCCACAGGCGCCCTTGCCTCGGCGGAAGCCACAGGCGCCCTTGCCTCGGCGGAAGCCACAGGCGCCCTTGCCTCGGCGGAAGCCACAGGCGCCCTTGCCTCGGCGGAAGCCACAG GCGCCCTTGCCTCGGCGGAAGCCACAGGCGCCCTTGCCTCGGCGGAAGCCACAG GCGCCCTTGCCTCGGCGGAAGCCACAGGCGCCCTTGCCTCGGCGGAAGCCACAGGCGCCCTTGCCTCGGCGGAAGCCACAGGCCTTGAACAGGAGGGCCAACTCCTCAAGCAACATGGATTTTAGCAGCAGTGGTGTTTCTCAGGATTTTGGGTCTGATGGTGACAATGAAAGCACCCAATGTCTCAGCTCCAGCAGCGTTCAAGGCAGCATCGTTGAATAG
- the LOC127931924 gene encoding autotransporter adhesin BpaC-like, which yields MAVSFEMSLRISWICCLLIGGITCYPPPKGEAASCNATASVTTGPNTLGGATGSRASEAVTHNASASVTTGPNTLAEATGHNASSSATTGPNALGQAAGYSASAEEATGHSVAQAATHNASASVATGPNTLGEATGHNASSRVTTGPNTLAEATGHNASSSATTGPNALGQAAGYSASAEEATGHSVAQAATHNASTSVATGPNTLGEATGHNASSSVTTGPNALGEATGHGASAAEPTGHSAMQAATHNASEVATHNVSASVTTGPNTLVKSTKAPLPATGALASAEATGALASAEATGALASAEATGALASAEATGGGKPQAPLPRRKPQAPLPRRKPQAPLPRRKPQAPLPRRKPQALNRRANSSSNMDLAAAVVFLRILGLMVTMKAPNVSAPAAFKAASLNIPVCAGKRAEVQKTSLGIYDSESAMKWLMLEGEISTPS from the exons ATGGCTGTGAGTTTTGAAATGTCTTTGAG aaTTTCTTGGATTTGTTGCCTGCTAATTGGAGGGATAACCTGTTATCCTCCACCTAAAG GTGAAGCAGCCTCCTGTAATGCCACTGCAAGCGTCACGACTGGCCCAAATACCTTAGGTGGAGCAACCGGATCCCGTGCCTCAGAAGCAGTCACCCACAATGCCTCAGCAAGCGTCACGACTGGCCCAAATACCTTAGCTGAAGCAACTGGCCACAATGCTTCATCAAGCGCCACGACTGGCCCAAATGCCTTAGGTCAAGCAGCTGGCTATAGTGCCTCGGCAGAGGAAGCAACTGGCCACAGTGTCGCGCAAGCGGCCACCCATAATGCCTCGGCAAGTGTGGCAACTGGCCCAAATACCTTAGGTGAAGCAACTGGCCACAATGCTTCATCAAGAGTCACGACTGGCCCAAATACCTTAGCTGAAGCAACTGGCCACAATGCTTCATCAAGCGCCACGACTGGCCCAAATGCCTTAGGTCAAGCAGCTGGCTATAGTGCCTCGGCAGAGGAAGCAACTGGCCACAGTGTCGCGCAAGCGGCCACCCATAATGCCTCGACAAGTGTGGCAACTGGCCCAAATACCTTAGGTGAAGCAACTGGCCACAATGCTTCATCAAGCGTCACGACTGGCCCAAATGCCTTAG GTGAAGCAACTGGCCATGGTGCCTCGGCAGCGGAACCAACTGGCCACAGTGCCATGCAAGCGGCCACCCATAATGCCTCGGAAGTGGCCACCCATAATGTGTCAGCAAGCGTCACGACTGGCCCAAATACCTTAGTTAAGTCAA CCAAGGCGCCCTTGCCAGCCACAGGCGCCCTTGCCTCGGCGGAAGCCACAGGCGCCCTTGCCTCGGCGGAAGCCACAGGCGCCCTTGCCTCGGCGGAAGCCACAGGCGCCCTTGCCTCGGCGGAAGCCACAGGCGGCGGGAAGCCACAGGCGCCCTTGCCTCGGCGGAAGCCACAGGCGCCCTTGCCTCGGCGGAAGCCACAGGCGCCCTTGCCTCGGCGGAAGCCACAGGCGCCCTTGCCTCGGCGGAAGCCACAGGCCTTGAACAGGAGGGCCAACTCCTCAAGCAACATGGATttagcagcagcagtggtgttTCTCAGGATTTTGGGTCTGATGGTGACAATGAAAGCACCCAATGTCTCAGCTCCAGCAGCGTTCAAGGCAGCATCGTTGAATA TTCCTGTTTGTGCTGGTAAACGGGCTGAAGTCCAAAAAACATCTCTGGGCATTTACGACAGCGAGTCAGCCATGAAATGGCTCATGCTCGAGGGAGAGATCTCCACTCCCTCATAA
- the LOC127932321 gene encoding putative mediator of RNA polymerase II transcription subunit 26: MAVMIGIAFRVSWLCYLLIGGITCSTSDGYPAPDSDAARLYTGPLRSKGYGNYNSPTAQLQAQLTEEQQKHLEAILQNQLAPMPQAPQKMWYPTQMPQQEKQPATVTQQQTLPASYPKQPQAVLYPAKMPQKQPTAEPQWHPAKFIQEQPVPMRQLQKELTAIPPQLWQPAQIPQQHKQPAAKLQLVWQQAPIPQQPHDVWYPSKMVQKQQAAATLRQKELTTMPQEWHPAQFPQQQKQPALMLLPQKELTTMPPQVWHPAQMPQQQKQLATMLQKQPAPMPQPQKQQATMPPQVWHPAQMPQQQKQPATEPHDVWYPAKMVQKQQAAATRQQKELTAVHQQPQQVWYPDKIPQNQPTTEPQQQKQPTALAQQAWYPAQKPQLQKQPAAEPQQQIEPTAMPQLPQQVWHPDQFLQEQKQPFTMHLPQKELTANPPQLWQSAQMPKQHKQPAAMLQQVWHRAQKQLAPMPQQPHDVWYPAKMVQKQVAAVTAMPHTHQQVWHPAEFPQQQKQPASTPLPQEQPTAVPQQVWYPAQMSRQQLASMPLPQKQLNDVPQQEWQPAQIPQKQPAAEPQQNEPATIPQQVGYPAQMSQQRKQHTAMPQHQLTPMPQQLWHVAQMPQKQLAPMSQQNHYESTEDGDSSSTQASIVEQSGVIPIYSYSSKSHYENGRTVFSLTRYTPREAMPVDSGNAPKDSFVRTGAPSVYPSLVKDSARKM, from the exons ATGGCAGTGATGATTGGAATCGCTTTCAG AGTTTCTTGGCTTTGTTACCTGCTAATTGGCGGGATAACCTGTTCTACAA GTGATGGGTATCCTGCACCAGATTCTGATGCAGCAAGGCTTTATACAGGCCCACTTAGGTCAAAAGGATATGGTAATTACAACTCTCCTACAGCTCAATTGCAAGCGCAGCTGACCGAAGAGCAACAGAAACATCTGGAAGCCATCCTGCAAAATCAACTGGCCCCCATGCCCCAGGCACCTCAGAAAATGTGGTATCCAACTCAAATGCCCCAGCAGGAAAAGCAACCGGCCACCGTGACCCAACAGCAGACGCTACCGGCCAGTTATCCTAAGCAGCCTCAAGCAGTGTTGTATCCAGCTAAAATGCCCCAAAAGCAACCAACCGCTGAACCTCAGTGGCATCCAGCCAAATTTATCCAGGAGCAACCAGTCCCTATGCGTCAACTGCAGAAGGAACTGACCGCCATTCCACCACAACTGTGGCAACCCGCTCAAATTCCCCAGCAGCATAAGCAACCGGCTGCCAAGCTTCAGCTAGTGTGGCAACAGGCCCCCATTCCCCAGCAGCCTCATGATGTTTGGTATCCATCTAAAATGGTCCAGAAGCAACAAGCAGCTGCAACTCTGCGGCAGAAGGAACTGACCACCATGCCTCAAGAGTGGCATCCAGCTCAATTTCCCCAGCAGCAGAAGCAACCAGCCCTAATGCTTTTACCGCAGAAGGAACTGACCACCATGCCCCCGCAAGTATGGCATCCAGCTCAAATGCCCCAGCAGCAAAAACAACTGGCCACCATGCTGCAGAAGCAACCAGCCCCAATGCCTCAACCACAGAAGCAACAGGCCACCATGCCCCCGCAAGTATGGCATCCAGCTCAAATGCCTCAGCAGCAAAAGCAACCAGCTACTGAACCTCATGACGTGTGGTATCCAGCTAAAATGGTCCAGAAGCAACAAGCAGCTGCAACTCGGCAGCAGAAGGAACTGACCGCCGTACACCAGCAACCTCAGCAAGTGTGGTATCCAGATAAAATTCCCCAGAACCAACCAACCACTGAACCCCAGCAGCAGAAGCAACCGACCGCCTTGGCCCAGCAAGCATGGTATCCAGCTCAAAAGCCCCAGCTGCAGAAGCAACCGGCCGCTGAACCTCAGCAGCAAATTGAACCGACCGCCATGCCCCAGCTACCTcagcaagtgtggcatccagATCAATTTCTCCAGGAGCAGAAGCAACCATTCACTATGCATCTACCTCAGAAGGAACTGACCGCCAATCCACCACAACTGTGGCAATCCGCTCAAATGCCCAAGCAGCATAAGCAACCGGCTGCCATGCTTCAGCAAGTGTGGCATCGGGCACAGAAGCAACTGGCCCCTATGCCCCAGCAGCCTCATGACGTGTGGTATCCAGCTAAAATGGTCCAGAAGCAAGTCGCTGCGGTGACCGCCATGCCGCATACGCATCAGCAAGTATGGCATCCAGCTGAATTTCCCCAGCAGCAGAAGCAACCGGCCTCCACGCCTCTACCGCAGGAGCAACCGACCGCCGTACCCCAGCAAGTGTGGTATCCAGCTCAAATGTCACGGCAGCAACTGGCCTCCATGCCTCTACCGCAGAAGCAACTGAACGACGTGCCTCAGCAAGAGTGGCAACCAGCTCAAATACCGCAGAAGCAACCGGCTGCTGAACCGCAGCAGAACGAACCGGCCACCATACCCCAGCAAGTGGGGTATCCAGCTCAAATGTCCCAGCAGCGGAAGCAACACACTGCCATGCCACAGCACCAACTGACCCCCATGCCTCAGCAATTATGGCATGTAGCACAAATGCCCCAGAAGCAACTGGCCCCAATGTCTCAGCAGAATCACTACGAAAGCACTGAAGATGGTGACTCTAGTAGCACTCAGGCCAGCATCGTTGAACAGTCGGGTGTCATCCCAATCTATTCCTACAGTTCCAAATCGCACTACGAGAATGGCAGGACTGTATTCTCCCTAACCCGCTACACTCCTAGGGAGGCTATGCCTGTTGACAGTGGAAATGCTCCCAAGGACAGTTTTGTTCGTACTGGTGCACCAAGTGTATATCCATCACTAGTGAAGGATTCTGCAAG GAAAATGTAA